CTTCCATGCACTGCGCGATGTCAGCCTGGACATTGCCTCCGGCGAATTGATCGCACTGCTGGGCCCCTCGGGCTGCGGCAAGACCACGCTGCTGCGCATCATCGCGGGGCTGGAGACTGCCGATGTCGGCACCATCCATTTCAGCGGCGAGGACACCACCGACGTGCACGTGCGCGAGCGCAACGTGGGCTTTGTGTTCCAGCACTACGCGCTGTTTCGCCACATGACGGTGTTTGAGAACGTGGCCTTCGGCCTGCGCGTCAAGCCCCGTGGCGAGCGCCCAAGCGAAGCGCAGATCAAGCAGAAGGTGACCGACCTGCTCAAGCTCGTGCAGCTCGATTGGCTGGCCGACCGCTACCCCTCGCAACTGTCTGGCGGCCAGCGCCAGCGCATTGCCCTGGCCCGCGCGCTGGCGGTGGAGCCCAAGGTGCTGCTGCTCGACGAGCCCTTTGGCGCGCTCGACGCCAAGGTGCGCAAGGAACTGCGCCGTTGGCTGCGCCGCCTGCACGATGAACTGCATGTGACCAGCATCTTCGTGACCCACGACCAGGAAGAGGCGCTGGAAGTGGCCGACCGCGTGGTCGTGATCAACCAGGGCCGCATCGAGCAAAGCGGCTCGCCCCAGCAGGTGTGGGACCAGCCCGCCAGCCCGTTTGTGTACGGCTTTTTGGGCGATGTGAACCTGTTCCATGGCCGCGCGCACGAAGGGTTGGTGCACCTGGATGGCATGCAGATTGACTCGCCCGAGCACAGCCAGGCACAAAACGCCAAAGCCTTTGCCTACGTGCGCCCGCATGATCTGGATGTGGAGCGCTATTCGCCCGGCGCAGGACTGGACGCCGAAGGCCGCCCACGTGGCATCGTGGCGCAGCTTAGCCGCGCCATCGTGGTGGGGCCGATTGCGCGGTTGGAACTTATTCCCTCCCAAGACCACAAACCAGCGGACAATGCGTCCCCAGACCCCCTGATCGAAGCGCAGATTCCTGCGCAGCAGTTCAAGGAGCAGGGCTTCAAAGAGGGTGAAACGCTGGTGGTGACACCGCGCCGCGCCCGTGTTTTTTTAGATCACGCTGCGGGGATCTGAGCCGGTTTTCTTAGGAAAGCTGCTCGCGATGCAGTGGCTTTCAGCGGATGGTGATTCGACCGCATCACTAGGCGGGGCGCCGCAGACAGTGCTTTGGCACGGCAAGGCGCCCCAACGACGTGAGGCGGTTGAAGGACCATACGCCACAAGGATAAGAATGATGGTGTTGAACTGGATTGATCAGGCCCCGCGCCGCGTGCTGGCGCTGATCAGCGTGGCCTGCGTGGCCATGCTGGCTTTTGGCATGTATTTGCAGCATGTGGTGGGCCTGGAGCCTTGCCCCATGTGCATCGTGCAGCGATATGCTCTCATTTTGGTAGCTGTCTTCGCTGCATTGGCGAGCGTTAGAGGCTCAAAAGGCTGGTGGATGGGTTTTGCTGCGCTGGGCTTGCTCTCTTCAGGGTTCGGTGCTTTTGTTGCCGCCCGCCAAAGCTGGCTGCAGTGGTATCCCCCCGAAGTCGCTACCTGCGGCCGCGACTTCTACGGCATGATTGAAAACTACCCCATCGGCCGCGCCATCCCCATGATCTTCCGTGGCTCGGGTGACTGCACTGCCATCGACTGGACCTTCCTGGGTGGCTCCATCGCCAACTGGTCGTTTATTTGCTTTGTCGGCTTTGGGCTGGTGCTGCTGGCTTTGTTGGTGCGCGGCTTCAAGGGCGACCGCCGCGGTGCAGCGGGGTACTCGGCTGCTTGAAAATTGTTGCAGGCACCGACTTGGCAAAAGGCGCTCTGTGGAGCGCCTTTTGTTTTTGTCTGCACGCTCAACGGTACCTGTTCACGCGCTGAGGGATGTGGGCGGGCGGCCCGCCTGTAGCTGCAGGCCGTCAAGGTTGCTCGGTGCGATCCAATGTGCAAAGGGGGCTATCCCACCGCTTTCGCTGCTTATGTCTGGCCCGCAGTGTATGGGCTTGCGCCCTGGTGCAAAAAGGGGGCAGAAGCACCATTCGATTCGACCCGATTGCGTCCTGCGGCCTTGCCCCGGTAAAGCGCTGCATCGGCGGCCCGCATGGCGCCTTCCAGGGCCGGAAGGCTGGCGAAGTCGCCTGAAACCCCGATCGTGACCGTACAGCGCAGCGGTTCGTCAAAGCCGCTGATTTCGATGGTTTGATTTTCAACCGCCTTGCGCACACGCTCTGCCAGTTGCAGGACACCCGCACCGTCGCTGCCTGTGCAGATGGCGACAAACTCTTCGCCGCCGATGCGGGCTGTCAGATCGCCACGGCGCACTGTGGTGCGCAGCACCTCTGCTACGCGGCACAGTACGGCGTCTCCGATCTGGTGGCCGTGGGTATCGTTGATGCGTTTGAAATGGTCGACATCCAACAGCATCAAGAAGGCCGGAGCCGCCTGGCGCAGATTGAAATACCGGTCCAGCGCCTCTGAAAGACCTCTGCGGTTGAGCAGCTGCGTCATCGGATCACGCGCTGCCATGCTGCTCAAATCATCGGTCAGGCGCCGCAGTACCAGCCAAACGATGGAGGGCGGCACCACAGTGGCCAGGGACGACATATAGATGTAGAACACCATTTGGAAATGGCTGCCCATGTGTAGCGCTTCCAGGCCGCCGTCCAGAACCTTCACGAATTTGATGGCGTTGAGCACGCAAATGCCGCCGATCAGGAGCGCAAAAAACGCCATCTCCCAATACAAATGCTTGGCAAATGTGCGAACGCCATAAAGGGCCGTCAGCGCCATCATCAGGAAAAGCAGTGCGGACATTCCTGACAGCAAGGCGTAGCGGGCCACAGGCCCCAAGCTCCATTGCACCAGCACCTGCAAGGCGGTGTACGCGATGGCAAATGCCATCAACGGCCGCAACAGGGGAGCGGGGTAGCCAAAAAACCGCATGACCCCGAGCCCGTAAGCAACGGGAGAGGCCAGCGTGAGGGTGTGGTTAACCACGCTCATCACGCTCCAGGCGGGGCCGCCCTCCACCAGCTGGAGCACATAGGCCAATCCCAGCAGGAGGTTACCCACGGCAAAAAAGTCCATGCCCATCTTCTTGCCGTGCAGGCGTTTGCTGATGAGCAAAAACATGACGGAGAAGCACAGCAAGTGTGCACACAGCATGCCAACGAGAACGTATGCAACCATCTGGGCGTGACCGATCAGTGATGGAACCCGGCGCTGTCGCCTGGGGCGAAAGTTGCAGCAGGGTGAGGAAACCGCACGCCCTCTGTCCCATCCACCCACGCAGGCAGCTTGTGCATCACGCTCTCCAGCAGATCGCTGGCCTGCCAATGCGCAAGCCATGCCTGCAAATGGGGCCAGGGCTGTGCTTGCCACCACGCAGAATCAATGCCCGCAAACTGGCGCACAAACGGTGCGATGGCCATGTCTGCCAAGGCCGCGCGATGGCCGAACAGGTGGTGGCGGGTGGCCAGGCGGGTGTCCAGTGCGCTCAACCAAGCCACGGCGGTGGCACGCGCGGCGCTCACATCGGCGCCGGGGTAGCGGCTGGGGTATTTGCAGCGGTCCAGCGCTTGTTTGAAGGGACCATCGCATTCGGCGATCAACTCCAGCATGTCTTGCAATGTGCCCTGGCTCGGAGTGAGCCAGCCCTTGGGGTCGTGCAGTGCCAGGGACCAAAGCATGATGTCCAGGCTTTGCTCCAGCACTTGGCCATCTGGCAGCACGAGCACGGGGACGGTGCCTTTGGGCGAGGCTTGCAGCAGCGCCTGGGGCTTGTTCTTGAGGACCACCTCGCGCAGCTCGCACGCCTGCCTGCTCACCGCCAGGGCCAGTCGGGCACGCATGGCGTAGGGGCAGCGGCGAAAGGAGTAGAGAACGGGCAAGGTGGTCATGCCGCGTCTTCCGTGCAGCCTGCGTCGTCTTTGCCTTCTTTGACTTCTCGCGTGCTGGGCCGTGCAGAGCTGCTGGGCTGGCGTGCGCCGATGTGTTCCTGGCCGCGCTGGGCCGCCAGCTGCATTTGCCGCTCGCGCTCGGCCAGTGCGCGTTCTTGCTCGGGCGTGCGGGTGCCGTGGCAATAGGGGCAACTCACGCCTTGCACATAGTGAGGGTGTGCCAGCTCGGCTTCGCCCAGCGGCATGCGGCAGGAGCGGCACAGCTGGTGCGGGCCACGCACCAGGCCGTGGCCTACGGAGACACGCTCATCAAACACAAAGCAGTCGCCCTGCCAGCGGGTGGCTTCTGCGGGCTCCGTCTCCAGGTATTTGAGGATGCCGCCTTCGAGGTGATAGACCTCGTCAAAGCCTTGCGACTTGAGGAAGGCGGTGGACTTTTCGCAGCGGATGCCGCCCGTGCAGAACATGGCCACCTTGGGGTTGCCCGCCAGCACGCCGCCGGGCTGCGACTGTTGTGCCACCCAGGCCGGAAACTCGGAAAAGCTTTTCGTGTGCGGGTTGATGGCGCGCTCGAAGGTGCCGATGCCCACTTCATAGTCGTTGCGCGTATCGATGACCACCACGCTGGGGTCGTCGATGAGGGCGTTCCAGTCGCTGGGTTTGACGTAGGTGCCTGCGTTGCGCGCGGGGTTCAGGCCGGGCACGCCCAGGGTGACGATCTCTTTTTTGAGCCGTACGCGCATGCGGTAGAAGGGCATGGCGCTGGCGGGTGCCTCTTTGTGCTGCAGGGCGGCAAAGCGGCTGTCGCTGCGCAGCCAGCCCAGCACCGCGTGCACACCGTTGGGCGTGCCTGCGATGGTGCCGTTGATGCCTTCGTGCGCCAGCAGCAGCATGCCGCGCACGCCGTGGGCCTCGCAGAGACTTTGCAGGGGCGCTTGCAGCGCGGCAAAGTCGGGCAGATCAACGAATTGGTAGAGGGCGGCGGTGATGAAGGGAGGCGCGACCGGGTTCACGGGATAGCAAAAAGATGCGAAGTGTGGGAGATGGGGCAGGCGGGTAAACAGGGCGATGATAGCGGTCACCTTTCGTTACGATGTCGGGGTACCAAACGCAGCCGCCAGGTGAGTCGCATGAGCAAGGAATCCACTATCCATCTTTTCCGCCGGCTGGAGCAGCTCAATGGCATTGGGGCAGCGTTGTCGCGCGAGCGGGACATTGAGCGGCTGCTCGAGAACATCCTGGAGGCCGCCAAGACCATCACTGCTGCGGACGGTGGCACGCTCTACAGCGTGACGGAAGACCAGGCGGCCCTGAAGTTTGAGATCTTGCGCACCGACTCGTTGGGCATACGCCTGGGGGGCACCACGGGCAAACCCATTGACCTGCCACTGCTGCCCCTGCGCACCACCGATGGGGCCCCCAATGACTCGCTGGTG
This Acidovorax sp. 106 DNA region includes the following protein-coding sequences:
- a CDS encoding sulfate/molybdate ABC transporter ATP-binding protein encodes the protein MSIEIRNVSKQFGDFHALRDVSLDIASGELIALLGPSGCGKTTLLRIIAGLETADVGTIHFSGEDTTDVHVRERNVGFVFQHYALFRHMTVFENVAFGLRVKPRGERPSEAQIKQKVTDLLKLVQLDWLADRYPSQLSGGQRQRIALARALAVEPKVLLLDEPFGALDAKVRKELRRWLRRLHDELHVTSIFVTHDQEEALEVADRVVVINQGRIEQSGSPQQVWDQPASPFVYGFLGDVNLFHGRAHEGLVHLDGMQIDSPEHSQAQNAKAFAYVRPHDLDVERYSPGAGLDAEGRPRGIVAQLSRAIVVGPIARLELIPSQDHKPADNASPDPLIEAQIPAQQFKEQGFKEGETLVVTPRRARVFLDHAAGI
- a CDS encoding rhodanese-related sulfurtransferase encodes the protein MNPVAPPFITAALYQFVDLPDFAALQAPLQSLCEAHGVRGMLLLAHEGINGTIAGTPNGVHAVLGWLRSDSRFAALQHKEAPASAMPFYRMRVRLKKEIVTLGVPGLNPARNAGTYVKPSDWNALIDDPSVVVIDTRNDYEVGIGTFERAINPHTKSFSEFPAWVAQQSQPGGVLAGNPKVAMFCTGGIRCEKSTAFLKSQGFDEVYHLEGGILKYLETEPAEATRWQGDCFVFDERVSVGHGLVRGPHQLCRSCRMPLGEAELAHPHYVQGVSCPYCHGTRTPEQERALAERERQMQLAAQRGQEHIGARQPSSSARPSTREVKEGKDDAGCTEDAA
- a CDS encoding disulfide bond formation protein B translates to MVLNWIDQAPRRVLALISVACVAMLAFGMYLQHVVGLEPCPMCIVQRYALILVAVFAALASVRGSKGWWMGFAALGLLSSGFGAFVAARQSWLQWYPPEVATCGRDFYGMIENYPIGRAIPMIFRGSGDCTAIDWTFLGGSIANWSFICFVGFGLVLLALLVRGFKGDRRGAAGYSAA
- a CDS encoding glutathione S-transferase, encoding MTTLPVLYSFRRCPYAMRARLALAVSRQACELREVVLKNKPQALLQASPKGTVPVLVLPDGQVLEQSLDIMLWSLALHDPKGWLTPSQGTLQDMLELIAECDGPFKQALDRCKYPSRYPGADVSAARATAVAWLSALDTRLATRHHLFGHRAALADMAIAPFVRQFAGIDSAWWQAQPWPHLQAWLAHWQASDLLESVMHKLPAWVDGTEGVRFPHPAATFAPGDSAGFHH
- a CDS encoding GGDEF domain-containing protein; translation: MVAYVLVGMLCAHLLCFSVMFLLISKRLHGKKMGMDFFAVGNLLLGLAYVLQLVEGGPAWSVMSVVNHTLTLASPVAYGLGVMRFFGYPAPLLRPLMAFAIAYTALQVLVQWSLGPVARYALLSGMSALLFLMMALTALYGVRTFAKHLYWEMAFFALLIGGICVLNAIKFVKVLDGGLEALHMGSHFQMVFYIYMSSLATVVPPSIVWLVLRRLTDDLSSMAARDPMTQLLNRRGLSEALDRYFNLRQAAPAFLMLLDVDHFKRINDTHGHQIGDAVLCRVAEVLRTTVRRGDLTARIGGEEFVAICTGSDGAGVLQLAERVRKAVENQTIEISGFDEPLRCTVTIGVSGDFASLPALEGAMRAADAALYRGKAAGRNRVESNGASAPFLHQGASPYTAGQT